The Amphiprion ocellaris isolate individual 3 ecotype Okinawa chromosome 24, ASM2253959v1, whole genome shotgun sequence DNA window GGTTTGAGTCatttgttttagaaaaaaagtcacagttttgttatttcagtttctTAAATGTGCATATATTAACAAACGTGCACTAAACAGTGCAACACTTTGTCCTGCATCTCATCCAAGTTAATGTTCGAGGCAGCTTTTAGACAGTTGCACAACCCTGCTAGTAATAGGTTTCAGGTCTGTGCGGATTGGGATGGTTTGAACTCTGACCCAGGTTTGTTTGACTTGTACTGCAAAGAAAACTCTTTTTAGCCTCTTTTATATCAGCATCCTGCAGACCGAACACTTCTATTAGCTTCAGCTGCTTTGTACAAACTACTTTCTGAAATAGTGCTGTAAATCCAGAACAAAATAAGCCTCAAATCATTCAGGATTTTCTATCAGTGATGTGATTATATTGATCCAAATGTGTCATGAGGGGCATTGTTTTCCAAAATCCACGTAAATACAGTTAGCTATTAACTCACCACCACTTAAGATAGTAGcaaaaatcatcagaaaaacagcaaaggtCTTAACAGGATTCTTTGCAGCtctaaaatgtgcatatttttgaTGTTACACATGCAAATAATGAATTAAACTGCAAAAGAAACAAGCATGATCTCCTCGTATGCAGACAGGGAGGCTGAAGCTGTGCAGTTTACTGTATGTCAGCCCCGGtaatggttttgtttttcaatgcaaatgagctgctggTGACGATGGCATGTAATTGTTGACTCGTGTTTTTGTTCTAGTTGATTGGATCCTTGTTAGATAATATAAGACCCCAGGCCTGAGAAAAGGTCAGCGCTTCCTCCCAGCTCAGTTATAGGTCAGTCCTTGCATGCAATTAAGCTCCACAGACGATAAAAGGCGAGCTGGAAGCGCTGGCTGCTGTGTGTGGCTGGTTTCAGGTATTTTTTCCTCGTTCAGGTGTCATGGCAGAGCGGTGCTGGTGGTCCCACATAACTCCAACAGACACACTTCAGTAGAGTCAGAGTTTAACACTGTTGTCCTGCTCACTTTTTGTAGAAACTTTTGTTTTCAGAGCCATTAAACACACAGAACTGAAATCTTCACTGAAGTTTGGTTTCTCAGATGGTTTCATGAGTTAATGATCGAAGATGTAATAACTGCTTCTCCTATGAGAGCACCCTGAAAGACACAGATCCAACATAAACAGCCAGAACCTTTGCAGGCAAAAAGAGAAAGTTCTTTGTACTCGCTGAAAGTCATTTTTGGGCAGAACGGCAGCTGCCATATTCTGACAGCCTTCATCCATATGGATCCCAAACCCATTCCCAAACAACAGTCTGCACTGCCAATGTTAAATGGTccacaaaagaaacatttcatgCTCTGTAACAGCATTGCAGCATCTGCTCcagatgtgtttgtctgtgaaaaGATGTTTGTTCTTCCTGCAAATATttgagtttatttctttattttgggTTCATCAGGGCCGACTTCCCAGCTCTGGTGGTGAAGGCCAGCGGTCTGGCAGCGGGGAAGGGAGTCATTGTGGCCCGAGATCAAGACGAGGCCTGTCGGGCTGTGATGGACATTATGAAGGTACGAGGTTATTAAACATTTCTCTGGTTAATCATTAATCTTGGGCTGAACACTGGCAAGGAATGGGGTAAAGGTCCAACAGTACTTGGCCaaaattttattgaaaataGATAAATGACTGGCATCCTTCATGAATATTCAGCTATTTCTGCCCACTGAGAAAGGGTTCATAGTGATGAACTCGCAGGGCCTTGTTATCGACTCTGCACTTCCCCTCAGCTTTATGGAGcattttagcacctttcacTTCATTGTTGTGGTTTTAGCAGCTGCACTGTTTGGCTGCACTCTCTCCAACACTGGAGATGTTTTCAGAAGCAGTGTTGAGCAGTAAACTGGATGGAACTAGTGATTTTGATACTGAAATGATACCACAGCAAAaacctaaaacatccagaatagTAATGGAATAATACATGACAGAAgatctttaatttatttatttattgactgaACATGTTCACTTTAAccttttacactttgaggaactgcagctttggCTTCAGTTTTCAGTCACAGAAGTTGCCGCTTGTTCACACATTCCATTTTATTCCATAAATGAATTCTATGTTTTTGGCAGTTATTAATTTTTCTAATCTTTAGTCTGCCTTGCTCATGTAAAactctttctcctctctggaTCTTCCCAGAAGAAGCAGTCGCTGCAGAGGCATTTAAACGCTGTTCTTCTCTCACTCACACAGTCTGACTTTAAAGCTCCTCTGCTGCCTCAGGCGCTGAGTCACCTGGTTATTCTGCAGAATAATATCTGGTTGTGATATATTCATCTCTTGAAGGATGTTTCGGAGGTAATTACATTCTTCAGTGTCAACAGTTTGCGGTGTTTGTGCGTTGCAGGACCGAGCGTTTGGATCTGCaggggaggaggtggtggtggaggagcttctggagggagaggaggtgtCTGTGAGTGGAACTTTTTCACTGAAGTGCTCCAGGATCACTTTCAAGCGTGATTTTTCATCCAAACGGATTATTTATTCTGGTTTTGTAGTGCCTGTGCTTCAGTGACGGCCACTCGGTGGCGCCGATGCCTCCAGCACAGGATCACAAGCGGCTCCAGGATGGTGATCAGGGGCCAAACACCGGCGGTATGGGAGCCTACTGCCCCACCCCACAGGTACCAGAGTCAAGGGAAAAGGTTTTTAGTGCTCAGTAATGAACACAAAGTGATGCTTGTGTTGGTCTTTAATGCTGTTCAGGTGAGtcaggagctgctgcagcagatcAGAGAGTCGGTTCTTCAGAAGACTGTGGACGGGATGAGGGAGGAGGGAACTCCTTATGTGGGCAAGTGttgcctttcttttcttttgagtCTTTCAGAATCTGTAATTAAGGTGCTCAATTCCAcatctttctgttgttgttgttcaggtgTGCTGTATGCAGGGCTGATGCTGACCAATCAGGGACCAAAGGTTCTGGAGTTCAACTGTCGCTTTGGAGATCCAGAGTGTCAGGTGAgtttcacttcctgtctgctgcctctgaatcTCCTCCATGTCACATTAAACGCTGctcctcactgctgctgcttcccaggtgctgctgccgctgctgcagAGCGACCTGTACGAGGCCATCCTGAACACCATGAGTGGTAAACTGGCCTCCAGCGCCCCCGTGTGGCACCAGGACAGCTCTGCAGTTACTGTGGTGATGGCCAGCGCCGGTTACTCCGGTTCCTACCAGAAAGGAGTCCAGATCACAGGTACAGTCATTCTTTTctatcagaaacagaaacagtaaaaacagaaacaatcgtCAGACTGTcaactcatctgtgatgtgcagctctgtcatGATAAAGAACCAGATCTAAGCTTCACACCATGATACTGTGATGAAGTCACTTTATTGTGTATGTCTTCTTTAGGAATTGGACAAATATGAACCTTTTACACTcatcaaaaatttaaaattcaatGTTCTTGAGgatatgtttcatttttaaacttaaagTATTCTATTATCAAAATCCATCCTGGTCAGAAGCTGCAGATACAACATTTATAAGTTGGTTTTCCTTTTCCgctttgtgaaacagaaaataattaactCATGTTTTAATATCAACACTCAGGAATCTGAGGTggattttaataaaaaaggtctttaaacatattttctcttgGTGATGAATTGCAGCCGccttaacaaaataaacatctttcTCTTTCCTCATCAGTCTCCTCATCTCTGTGGTAAAAGATGCAACAAATATTTGTTAACTGTATTtgtaatattcatatttttattcataagaATAACAACATATAAAAGCTCTCTTAATGTTGTCTGTCATTTCTGTACTTcttttaagtaaaaatgtggaACAATCAGTTATTTAGTAAATGGAACTGTGTAAAAAGCTTTATATTTAATAGTTTGTGAAGGAGGAAATGATGAAGGCAGAAGAGAAGAAACGAGAAGTTTATTCCAACATCAATGGAAGGGCAAAGCAAAGATAATCAAAGGTTTtgagtgaaaatctttttttgatgagtgattttgatgaaataccatGAATTTTTGGTTCAGCTTTTGGTCAGGTTTAGGTAAGTTTTCCAACAGAAAGGCACATCACAGTTGAGTTGTTCAAGGGCAGTGGGAAAGGTGAAAGTTCTCTCTTTTTACATTTGTGGTTCGGTTAAATACTGTGATTTGGACGATTTTTACAAACACAACGTCTTTCAAATCCCATTATAACCCGTGTAATATATGACTGTTTTGAGCTTATTTATTGCCTCCagtgctttcagaaatactttttgctgaactgttttcgttATCAGAAAGTTTCcaaccgagccgccatgttggtccaacgCATCTGTCACGTGACCACCTTGTGGCCCACTAGTGACCCGCCCATCAAGCGGGCCATTTTCAGTTGATGGATACTTACCATTATTGTTAGcagtaaatatatatttctacttttaatgAGGACAAAATAGTTTATGAAATGCTGACGCCAGAGGGAGATATGTTTGACCAACGGACAACAGGCAGGTCAGTGTTGCAATTGTGGGACTGTACCAATTGGTGGCGGTAATGCACCAAGAGGTTGTTTGCTAACCGCTATTAAAACTCAAAAGAAGTCTAATCGCCGTAGAGTTCATGGCTGCCGGGCAAAGTGAAACGCTAGTTGTATGTGATGAACTCAGGACGTTTCAGCAGTCGTGTGAGGAAGAATTTGCGTTTGTGGAGGTAAATAACAAGCCAGTGTGCCTTCTTTGCCAGAAACAGTCCGTTTCAGAGCGTGCTACTCTCCAGCGTTACCATGAACAATTTCTGTGAATAATGCACAGctatggatcattccagaatgggaggacatttgggcttcaacatttttgaaaaataaaccttctctttttcctgctacatattcatcaaaaaatatgtaataaactatcaaaagcTTGATtgactcagcttacacatcaatggtgccattttattccatgttttatttgttgtttgctaaccccactctaatcacagtaacagggttgctaatccatgctattgttagctttttctcaggagcagAAGCTAggtagatatttagctagctggtattgctgaccaagaggacaaacctactgatggaaaacagtaagaagaatttaaattccagcgtatcatgtgattcactgttttcttcttctaccagctaagaAAGGTTCTGCTAACacggttgttgtgggacacacgttccatgcatagtacttatttaaaatatgtgatgttcatttaaaaaaatgttcccacaattgcaagagacatcaatgaaaaaataataccaaataaAGGGAGATTTAAgggtttaaatttcattttgactgttttatttgagattcaatgtAGTTATCAGGGGTGGGAtgagaaaaatataattttagggggaactccagacttatttggtattttaaaacattattttctcctattgtttttagatttggtctcaggacaagtaacttcacacaactgcatgttttaatattttgtacatgtaatgtcctccaattctggaatgacacataagttatttaatttcatttcgtTATACCTcatggctcaaaaaaaaaaaaaagaaaaagatagaTCACCAAAACAGCTGTGTTTAtaatcagagtcagctttattgGCCAGATATGTACACAACATGAAGGGAATTTGGATTCAGCCattggtgtcaccctaggaataaggaaagagaataataagataactatagaaagaagaaaaaaatgatagtagggataaaaataaagattaaaaagtatatccagatatttacacatataaaaaatatatatataagcacagtagtgcaaaatgataattgctacaTGCTACTTAAAATATTTTGCAATTGAATATTAccttaattatttaaatgtcttttatatAATTCAGTCgtattaaattattcatttttagacTGTGACCCACGGAAACAGAGATATTTTTCTGTGAGCAATGTGAAGTTGAGTAGCTCTGATGTAGAGCAATGAAATTAGAGCAATAAACTTCTCTTTGGTCCTGCATGTGTCCTACTTTCCAAGAAAATAATTCTATTAATTTAACACACAAATCCACAACTACGGATTTCCTGCTGATTTGAAGCATCTTTCCtattagctgcagacaaacgtGGAAATGATCAAACCTCTGGTGAAGGCAGCATCCCGCCCCGGTAACTGTATTCTCAtgtcaaaaactaaagcctGAGCATGAAATAATGTCTTGTAAACCTAAATCCTGATTAGATGCTTGTGTGTCAGACATGAACAGCACCTGGAGGAACCTTTAATCCTATTTTCCTGAATCCAGCAgacagtgttttgttgttcaagCTGCTGACTGAAACTTTTTTCTCATTGGGAAACAAATTGCAGCGTTTTCAGTAACCGCGGTCGTCAATGCTGTgatttttatgtctgttttgtttagaTAAATTCAGCAGCTGCAATGTAAACAGAGTTAAATTAGAAAGAGTAAATGAAGCATTAAGGGAAAGCAAGAGtgaagagtttttttgttttcatcaggGTGTAGTGCAGAGCTCGGGGGCTTTGCTGGGCTGTTTGACCTGAAGGCTGCAGGATTTGGGACAGATGGAGTTGGGACCAAGCTGAAGGTGCAATTTCAGTTAATTGAATCTAAACATTTAGGTAATTAAGAGGATATGTTAGGTGATAAACAGTAATCCTCCCTCTGTTaaacattgtgatttttttcaatcagTAATTTGTTGTCACTGTTTAAAAATTTGGGGCCAGAAAGTGTCCCAACTGCAAGAgttttgcttaaaaaatgatttctttctTCATCAGATCGTCCAGGCCTGCAGGCAGCTTGACGGTCTTGGTCAGGACCTGGTGGCCATGTGTGTGAACGATGTTCTCGCTCAGGCTGTCGAGCCGCTCTTCTTCCTCCGTGAC harbors:
- the LOC111580282 gene encoding trifunctional purine biosynthetic protein adenosine-3-like, which translates into the protein MAYVCSSCKYLSLFLYFGFIRADFPALVVKASGLAAGKGVIVARDQDEACRAVMDIMKDRAFGSAGEEVVVEELLEGEEVSCLCFSDGHSVAPMPPAQDHKRLQDGDQGPNTGGMGAYCPTPQVSQELLQQIRESVLQKTVDGMREEGTPYVGVLYAGLMLTNQGPKVLEFNCRFGDPECQVLLPLLQSDLYEAILNTMSGKLASSAPVWHQDSSAVTVVMASAGYSGSYQKGVQITGCSAELGGFAGLFDLKAAGFGTDGVGTKLKIVQACRQLDGLGQDLVAMCVNDVLAQAVEPLFFLRDFTCIRLDIDVAASVVSGIAKACEKAGCALLALLSGEVFLTPTKINSRLLLLRILWICQSLRSHHWWGASGEHPPGDAPGTAGGFR